The window TAAAGTTTTCTTGATTAAATATCTGCCCATGAATTTTTGTTATTTTTACTTCTTTATTTAATAATGCTCTCGTTGCTATAGATCCTAATGTTACTATAACTTTAGGTCTTACAATTTTAATTTGTTTATCAAGAAACATTTCTGTACATGTTTTTATTTCTGTTTCAGAAGGAGTTCTATTGTTAGGGGGTCTACATTTTACTACATTTGTTATATAAAGTTCTGATCTGTTGATTTCTGCTAAAGCAAGTGCTTTATTTAGCAATATGCCTGATCTTCCTACAAAGGGGAGACCTTGCTTGTCTTCTTCCTCGCCAGGAGCTTCTCCAA of the Candidatus Babela massiliensis genome contains:
- a CDS encoding uracil-DNA glycosylase, whose amino-acid sequence is MTIKEHKQELLDQLYNTYKKSNECHVGYKERTNIVFGEGNPDAKLMLIGEAPGEEEDKQGLPFVGRSGILLNKALALAEINRSELYITNVVKCRPPNNRTPSETEIKTCTEMFLDKQIKIVRPKVIVTLGSIATRALLNKEVKITKIHGQIFNQENFIIIPIYHPSYVLRNRSVSQEWLDDIKRIREIYIKIINHKNEK